From a region of the Balaenoptera musculus isolate JJ_BM4_2016_0621 chromosome 15, mBalMus1.pri.v3, whole genome shotgun sequence genome:
- the NOL4L gene encoding nucleolar protein 4-like isoform X2 has protein sequence MNDSTWMSADPHLASSLSPSQEERMRSPQNLHSQEDDDSSSESGSGNGSSTLNPSTSSSTQGDPAFPEMNGNGTVAPVDFTATAEDQPINLCDKLPQGSALGTPSYPSDADGLRSRVKYGVKTTPESPPYSSGSYDSIKTEVSGCPEDLTVGRAPTADDDDDDHDDHEDNDKMNDSEGMDPERLKAFNMFVRLFVDENLDRMVPISKQPKEKIQAIIESCSRQFPEFQERARKRIRTYLKSCRRMKKNGMEMTRPTPPHLTSAMAENILAAACESETRKAAKRMRLEIYQSSQDEPIALDKQHSRDSAAVTHSTYSLPASSYSQDPVYVNGGLNYSYRGYGALGSNLQPPASLQTGNHSNGPTDLSMKGGASTTSTTPTPTPSSNSTSRTMPTAQLSPTEISAVRQLIAGYRESAAFLLRSADELENLILQQN, from the exons ACGACTCCTCTTCCGAGAGCGGCAGCGGCAATGGCTCCTCCACCCTGAACCCGTCCACCTCGAGCAGCACACAGGGAGACCCCGCCTTCCCCGAGATGAATGGCAACGGCACCGTGGCCCCCGTGGACTTCACCGCCACCGCCGAGGATCAGCCCATCAACCTTTGCGACAAGCTCCCGCAGGGCTCAGCGCTCGGCACGCCCTCCTACCCCTCCGACGCCGATGGACTGCGGAGCCGCGTCAAGTACGGGGTGAAGACCACCCCCGAG TCCCCCCCCTACAGCTCGGGGAGCTACGACTCCATCAAAACCGAGGTCAGTGGCTGCCCTGAGGACCTGACGGTGGGCCGGGCCCCCACAGCAGATGACGACGACGATGACCACGACGACCATGAGGACAATGACAAGATGAATGACTCCGAGGGCATGGACCCTGAGCGCCTCAAGGCCTTCAAC ATGTTCGTGCGTCTCTTTGTGGACGAGAACCTGGACCGCATGGTGCCCATCTCCAAGCAGCCCAAGGAGAAGATCCAGGCCATCATCGAGTCCTGCAGCCGGCAGTTCCCTGAGTTCCAGGAGCGGGCCCGCAAGCGCATCCGCACGTACCTCAAGTCCTGCCGGCGCATGAAGAAGAACGGCATGGAGATG ACCAGACCCACACCTCCCCACCTGACCTCGGCCATGGCAGAAAACATCCTGGCAGCTGCCTGTGAGAGCGAGACGAGAAAAGCAGCCAAAAGGATGCGCCTGGAGATCTACCAGTCCTCTCAG GACGAGCCCATAGCCCTGGACAAGCAGCACTCCCGGGACTCCGCAGCCGTCACCCACTCCACCTACTCACTGCCAGCCTCCTCCtactcccaggaccctgtgtACGTCAACGGTGGCCTGAACTACAGTTACCGTGGTTACGGGGCCTTGGGCAGCAACCTGcagccccctgcctccctccaaaCAGGAAATCACAGTAATG GGCCCACGGACCTCAGCATGAAAGGCGGggcctccaccacctccaccacgcCCACGCCCACGCCCTCCAGCAACAGCACCAGCAGGACCATGCCCACTGCCCAGCTCAGCCCCACCGAGATCAGTGCCGTGCGGCAGCTCATCGCCGGCTACCGGGAGTCCGCCGCCTTCCTGCTGCGCTCAGCAGATGAACTGGAAAACCTCATTTTACAGCAGAACTGA
- the ASXL1 gene encoding polycomb group protein ASXL1 isoform X2 produces the protein MKDKQKRKKERTWAEAARLVLENYSDAPMTPKQILQVIEAEGLKEMRSGTSPLACLNAMLHSNSRGGEGLFYKLPGRISLFTLKKDALQWSRSPAAVEGEEPEDTADVESCGSNEASTVSGENDVSLDETSSNASCSTESQSRPHSNPRDSYRASSQANKQKKKTGVMLPRVVLTPLKVNGAHVESASGQMKRNRGEEIDFETPGSILVNTNLRALINSRTFHALPSHFQQQLLFLLPEVDRQVGTDGLLRLSSSALNNEFFTHAAQSWRERLADGEFTHEMQVRIRQEMEKEKKVEQWKEKFFEDYYGQKLGLSKEESLQQNVGQEEVEIKSDLRVSGESTRPQRGPATRQRDGHFKKRSRPDLRTRARRNLYKKQEPEQAEVAKDTQSVAPDIPLYKDGEAKTDAAGVGGPHLPGTSSTAPNPESSEFPVETVASRIQPDPDDLARVSTSPDRIPSLPQETVDQEPKDQKRKSFEQAASASFPEKKPRLEDRQSFRNTIESVHTEKPQPTKEEPKVPPIRIQLSRIKPPWVVKGQPTYQICPRIVPITESSCRGWTGTRTLADIKARALQVRGARGHHCHREAATTAIGGGGGPGGGGGGATDEGGGGGIGSGDGGEACGHPEPRGAPGTPGECASDLQRTQLLPPCPLNGEHVHPGTAVSRARREDLASLRKEKSYPRQRVPDGLRSELEDASRLPIAPTGDQPCPALPPLPSKTPAPERLVEQPALHLGGRTECGSGTTSWERGNEERGPTIPLENSPVQALAGDVGLEEGTGQALDSDSNPTVKDPVNVTPSPIPEPSLAGSLQDRPFDDESGLGDSGPPTRESATRQENLKTEAPVSAGAAPWMPGLSNDKAVGQPEPDSREDVPSVKPQVGEEWEKAAPLIPASPGGLTAEEGLDPSDNLASLWTVPSPGCVASTGHDCRQLKGEKLKISGDSEALSPHSESTDTASDFEGHFSEDSTEAEPSEAAVPKRSSAVEQGEKHIWNRSTSLSKVNGDLSLVTRTDGMVAPQSWVSRVCAVPQKIPDSLLLASTEYQPRPVSLGRLASSVEATNPLVTQLLQGSLPLEKVLRPAHGGSKPESPRLPLTTEQSRGGSLRMGSLQDPGESSCEVGGSSPSSLRASKESLLPESREASTGLARLEAAQAPGAPPKISKHALSLDSLYPVTNPMAASGKVEEVDSKEQLSPFSFEDQKEAGDLSQCSNSSAAPGTSPGNLTTSRAPCFSSPNVVSSGPDQAGRALGDQNSAGGQGKKLFGSKNKAAALQCPRPVEPTPLPADASPDFPSRKSGPSKNSVSGGVQTAREDWAPKPPPASVGSIQSEKTFGGGPLKANAENRNVAGPSPRELVDHLQGMPFVLDLPFWKLPREPGKGLSQPLEPSSIPSQLNIKQAFYGKLSKLQLSSTSFNYSSGSPTFPKGLAGSVVQLSHKANFGASHSASLSLQMFTDSSTVESISLQCACSLKAMIMCQGCGAFCHDDCIGPSKLCVLCLVVR, from the exons AAGGATGCCCTGCAGTGGTCTCGCAGTCCGGCTGCAGTGGAGGGAGAGGAGCCAGAGGACACAGCTGATGTGGAGAGCTGTGGGTCTAATGAAGCCAGCACTGTGAGTGGTGAAAATGATG TTTCTCTCGATGAAACATCTTCTAATGCTTCCTGTTCTACCGAATCTCAGAGTCGGCCTCATTCCAATCCCAGGGACAGCTACAGAGCTTCCTCACAG GCAAACAAGCAGAAGAAGAAGACCGGGGTGATGCTGCCTCGAGTCGTCCTGACTCCTCTGAAGGTAAACGGGGCCCACGTGGAATCTGCATCAG GTCAAATGAAGCGCAACAGAGGGGAAGAGATAGATTTTGAGACGCCTGGGTCCATTCTCGTCAACACCAACCTCCGGGCCCTGATCAACTCTCGGACCTTCCATGCCCTGCCGTCCCACTTCCAGCAgcagctcctcttcctcctgcctgaaGTGGACAGACAG GTGGGGACCGATGGCCTGTTGCGTCTCAGCAGCAGTGCACTGAACAACGAGTTTTTCACCCACGCGGCTCAGAGCTGGCGGGAACGCCTGGCTGATG GCGAATTCACTCATGAGATGCAAGTCAGGATACGAcaggaaatggagaaggaaaagaaggtggAACAATGGAAAGAAAAGTTCTTCGAAGACTACTATGGACAGAA ATTGGGTTTAAGCAAAGAAGAGTCATTGCAGCAGAATGTGGGCCAGGAGGAGGTTGAAATCAAGAGTGACTTGCGTGTCTCGGGAGAATCAACACGACCGCAGCGTGGCCCGGCCACCCGGCAGCGAGATGGGCATTTCAAGAAACGCTCTCGGCCAGATCTCCGAACCAGAGCCCGAAGGAATCTGTACAAAAAACAGGAGCCAGAACAAGCAGAGGTTGCTAAAGACACACAGTCTGTGGCACCAGACATCCCCCTGTACAAGGATGGGGAGGCTAAGACCGATGCCGCAGGGGTGGGCGGTCCCCACCTGCCTGGCACATCCTCCACAGCACCCAACCCAGAGAGTTCCGAATTCCCGGTGGAAACTGTGGCTTCCCGGATCCAGCCCGATCCAGACGACCTGGCACGTGTCTCCACGTCTCCAGACAGAATTCCCAGCTTGCCTCAGGAGACTGTGGATCAGGAACCCAAGGATCAGAAGAGGAAATCCTTTGAGCAGGCGGCCTCTGCATCCTTTCCCGAAAAGAAACCCCGGCTTGAAGATCGTCAGTCCTTTCGTAACACAATTGAAAGTGTTCACACCGAAAAGCCACAGCCCACCAAAGAGGAGCCCAAAGTCCCGCCCATCCGG ATTCAACTTTCACGTATCAAACCACCCTGGGTGGTTAAAGGTCAGCCCACTTACCAGATATGCCCCCGCATCGTCCCCATCACGGAGTCCTCCTGCCGGGGCTGGACTGGCACCAGGACCCTTGCAGACattaaagcccgtgctctgcaggtCCGAGGGGCGAGAGGCCACCACTGCCATCGAGAGGCGGCCACCACTGCCATCGGAGGGGGGGGTGGCCCGGGTGGAGGTGGCGGCGGGGCCACCGATGAGGGAGGTGGCGGAGGCATCggcagtggtgatggtggtgaggcCTGTGGCCACCCTGAGCCCAGGGGAGCCCCAGGTACCCCTGGAGAGTGTGCGTCAGATCTACAGCGAACACAACTACTGCCGCCTTGTCCTCTAAATGGGGAGCATGTCCATCCTGGAACTGCTGTGTCCAGAGCCAGGAGAGAGGACCTGGCTTCTCTCAGAAAGGAGAAGAGCTACCCACGACAGAGGGTTCCAGATGGCCTCAGAAGCGAGCTGGAAGATGCTTCCCGACTCCCCATTGCTCCCACTGGGGACCAGCCATGCCCGGCTTTACCCCCACTGCCCTCCAAAACCCCGGCACCTGAGCGATTAGTTGAGCAGCCTGCGTTGCATCTGGGAGGTAGAACTGAATGTGGGTCTGGTACCACTTCCTGGGAAAGGGGTAATGAGGAGCGAGGACCCACCATCCCCCTGGAGAACAGTCCTGTTCAGGCTCTAGCGGGGGATGTTGGATTAGAAGAAGGAACCGGCCAGGCTCTAGACAGTGACAGTAATCCCACCGTGAAGGATCCTGTGAATGTGACCCCCAGTCCCATCCCTGAACCATCATTGGCCGGTTCCCTGCAGGACAGACCATTTGATGACGAATCAGGACTTGGTGACTCGGGCCCACCCACGAGGGAAAGTGCTACTAGACAAGAAAACTTGAAAACCGAGGCTCCCGTCTCTGCTGGTGCTGCTCCTTGGATGCCTGGCCTGTCAAATGACAAGGCAGTGGGACAGCCTGAACCCGACTCTAGAGAAGACGTCCCATCTGTTAAGCCGCAGGTTGGAGAGGAGTGGGAGAAAGCTGCTCCCCTCATTCCAGCGTCACCTGGGGGGTTGACAGCTGAGGAGGGTCTGGATCCCTCCGACAACTTGGCTTCACTCTGGACAGTGCCATCTCCAGGGTGCGTTGCCAGCACCGGCCATGACTGCAGACAGCtgaaaggtgaaaagctgaaaatcaGTGGAGACTCTGAAGCGCTGAGTCCTCACAGCGAGTCCACAGACACAGCCTCTGACTTTGAAGGCCACTTCTCTGAGGACAGCACTGAGGCCGAGCCTAGTGAAGCTGCAGTGCCGAAGAGGTCCTCAGCGGTGGAGCAGGGTGAGAAACACATTTGGAACCGCTCCACCTCACTCTCCAAGGTGAACGGTGACCTGAGTCTGGTCACAAGGACAGACGGGATGGTTGCTCCACAGAGCTGGGTGTCTCGAGTGTGTGCGGTTCCCCAGAAGATCCCGGACTCCCTGTTACTGGCCAGTACCGAGTACCAGCCGAGGCCTGTGTCTCTGGGCAGGCTCGCGTCCTCGGTGGAGGCCACTAACCCCCTCGTGACGCAGTTGCTGCAGGGCAGCTTGCCCCTAGAGAAGGTTCTTCGTCCAGCCCACGGTGGCAGCAAACCCGAATCCCCACGACTCCCACTTACGACAGAGCAGAGCCGTGGCGGCTCCCTGCGTATGGGATCTTTGCAAGACCCTGGGGAAAGCAGTTGTGAGGTTGGCGGTAGCAGTCCCAGTTCTTTAAGAGCTTCGAAGGAGTCTCTTCTACCTGAGAGCCGTGAAGCAAGCACCGGCCTCGCCAGGCTGGAGGCCGCCCAGGCTCCTGGAGCGCCCCCAAAGATTTCCAAGCACGCCCTGAGTTTAGACTCCCTATATCCGGTGACAAATCCAATGGCTGCCTCTGGGAAAGTAGAAGAAGTGGATTCCAAAGAGCAGCTCTCTCCCTTTAGTTTTGAAGATCAGAAGGAAGCTGGTGACCTGTCCCAGTGCAGTAATTCAAGTGCTGCCCCAGGCACGAGTCCGGGAAATCTCACTACCTCGAGAGCCCCTTGTTTCTCATCTCCAAATGTGGTCTCCTCGGGTCCCGATCAGGCAGGTCGGGCCCTGGGTGATCAGAACAGTGCTGGAGGCCAAGGGAAGAAGCTCTTCGGCTCCAAAAACAAGGCTGCAGCCCTTCAGTGCCCCCGGCCTGTGGAGCCAACGCCTCTGCCTGCTGATGCCTCTCCCGATTTTCCCAGCAGGAAGTCGGGGCCAAGCAAAAACTCAGTGTCTGGTGGGGTACAGACTGCCAGGGAAGACTGGGCTCCAAAGCCACCGCCTGCCTCTGTTGGCAGCATCCAGAGCGAGAAGACTTTTGGTGGGGGGCCTCTCAAGGCGAATGCAGAGAACAGAAATGTAGCGGGGCCTAGTCCTCGGGAGCTGGTGGATCACTTGCAAGGGATGCCCTTTGTCCTTGATTTGCCCTTCTGGAAATTACCCCGAGAGCCTGGGAAGGGGCTCAGTCAGCCCCTGGagccttcttccatcccctcccaGCTCAACATCAAACAGGCATTTTATGGGAAGCTTTCCAAACTCCAACTAAGTTCCACCAGCTTTAATTATTCCTCCGGCTCCCCCACCTTTCCCAAAGGCCTTGCCGGAAGTGTGGTGCAGCTGAGCCACAAAGCAAACTTTGGTGCAAGCCACAGCGCATCACTTTCCTTGCAGATGTTCACCGACAGCAGCACGGTGGAAAGCATCTCACTCCAGTGTGCGTGCAGCCTGAAAGCCATGATCATGTGCCAGGGCTGTGGTGCGTTCTGTCACGATGACTGTATTGGACCCTCAAAGCTCTGTGTATTGTGCCTTGTGGTGAGATAA
- the ASXL1 gene encoding polycomb group protein ASXL1 isoform X1: MKDKQKRKKERTWAEAARLVLENYSDAPMTPKQILQVIEAEGLKEMRSGTSPLACLNAMLHSNSRGGEGLFYKLPGRISLFTLKKDALQWSRSPAAVEGEEPEDTADVESCGSNEASTVSGENDVSLDETSSNASCSTESQSRPHSNPRDSYRASSQANKQKKKTGVMLPRVVLTPLKVNGAHVESASGFSGRHADGESGSPSSSSSGSLALGSAAIRGQAEVARDSAPLLRGFRKPATGQMKRNRGEEIDFETPGSILVNTNLRALINSRTFHALPSHFQQQLLFLLPEVDRQVGTDGLLRLSSSALNNEFFTHAAQSWRERLADGEFTHEMQVRIRQEMEKEKKVEQWKEKFFEDYYGQKLGLSKEESLQQNVGQEEVEIKSDLRVSGESTRPQRGPATRQRDGHFKKRSRPDLRTRARRNLYKKQEPEQAEVAKDTQSVAPDIPLYKDGEAKTDAAGVGGPHLPGTSSTAPNPESSEFPVETVASRIQPDPDDLARVSTSPDRIPSLPQETVDQEPKDQKRKSFEQAASASFPEKKPRLEDRQSFRNTIESVHTEKPQPTKEEPKVPPIRIQLSRIKPPWVVKGQPTYQICPRIVPITESSCRGWTGTRTLADIKARALQVRGARGHHCHREAATTAIGGGGGPGGGGGGATDEGGGGGIGSGDGGEACGHPEPRGAPGTPGECASDLQRTQLLPPCPLNGEHVHPGTAVSRARREDLASLRKEKSYPRQRVPDGLRSELEDASRLPIAPTGDQPCPALPPLPSKTPAPERLVEQPALHLGGRTECGSGTTSWERGNEERGPTIPLENSPVQALAGDVGLEEGTGQALDSDSNPTVKDPVNVTPSPIPEPSLAGSLQDRPFDDESGLGDSGPPTRESATRQENLKTEAPVSAGAAPWMPGLSNDKAVGQPEPDSREDVPSVKPQVGEEWEKAAPLIPASPGGLTAEEGLDPSDNLASLWTVPSPGCVASTGHDCRQLKGEKLKISGDSEALSPHSESTDTASDFEGHFSEDSTEAEPSEAAVPKRSSAVEQGEKHIWNRSTSLSKVNGDLSLVTRTDGMVAPQSWVSRVCAVPQKIPDSLLLASTEYQPRPVSLGRLASSVEATNPLVTQLLQGSLPLEKVLRPAHGGSKPESPRLPLTTEQSRGGSLRMGSLQDPGESSCEVGGSSPSSLRASKESLLPESREASTGLARLEAAQAPGAPPKISKHALSLDSLYPVTNPMAASGKVEEVDSKEQLSPFSFEDQKEAGDLSQCSNSSAAPGTSPGNLTTSRAPCFSSPNVVSSGPDQAGRALGDQNSAGGQGKKLFGSKNKAAALQCPRPVEPTPLPADASPDFPSRKSGPSKNSVSGGVQTAREDWAPKPPPASVGSIQSEKTFGGGPLKANAENRNVAGPSPRELVDHLQGMPFVLDLPFWKLPREPGKGLSQPLEPSSIPSQLNIKQAFYGKLSKLQLSSTSFNYSSGSPTFPKGLAGSVVQLSHKANFGASHSASLSLQMFTDSSTVESISLQCACSLKAMIMCQGCGAFCHDDCIGPSKLCVLCLVVR, encoded by the exons AAGGATGCCCTGCAGTGGTCTCGCAGTCCGGCTGCAGTGGAGGGAGAGGAGCCAGAGGACACAGCTGATGTGGAGAGCTGTGGGTCTAATGAAGCCAGCACTGTGAGTGGTGAAAATGATG TTTCTCTCGATGAAACATCTTCTAATGCTTCCTGTTCTACCGAATCTCAGAGTCGGCCTCATTCCAATCCCAGGGACAGCTACAGAGCTTCCTCACAG GCAAACAAGCAGAAGAAGAAGACCGGGGTGATGCTGCCTCGAGTCGTCCTGACTCCTCTGAAGGTAAACGGGGCCCACGTGGAATCTGCATCAG GGTTCTCAGGCCGCCACGCCGATGGCGAGAGCGGCAGCCCgtccagcagcagcagtggctCTCTGGCCCTGGGCAGCGCTGCTATTCGTGGCCAGGCCGAGGTCGCCCGGGACTCTGCCCCGCTCCTGAGAGGCTTCCGGAAGCCGGCCACAG GTCAAATGAAGCGCAACAGAGGGGAAGAGATAGATTTTGAGACGCCTGGGTCCATTCTCGTCAACACCAACCTCCGGGCCCTGATCAACTCTCGGACCTTCCATGCCCTGCCGTCCCACTTCCAGCAgcagctcctcttcctcctgcctgaaGTGGACAGACAG GTGGGGACCGATGGCCTGTTGCGTCTCAGCAGCAGTGCACTGAACAACGAGTTTTTCACCCACGCGGCTCAGAGCTGGCGGGAACGCCTGGCTGATG GCGAATTCACTCATGAGATGCAAGTCAGGATACGAcaggaaatggagaaggaaaagaaggtggAACAATGGAAAGAAAAGTTCTTCGAAGACTACTATGGACAGAA ATTGGGTTTAAGCAAAGAAGAGTCATTGCAGCAGAATGTGGGCCAGGAGGAGGTTGAAATCAAGAGTGACTTGCGTGTCTCGGGAGAATCAACACGACCGCAGCGTGGCCCGGCCACCCGGCAGCGAGATGGGCATTTCAAGAAACGCTCTCGGCCAGATCTCCGAACCAGAGCCCGAAGGAATCTGTACAAAAAACAGGAGCCAGAACAAGCAGAGGTTGCTAAAGACACACAGTCTGTGGCACCAGACATCCCCCTGTACAAGGATGGGGAGGCTAAGACCGATGCCGCAGGGGTGGGCGGTCCCCACCTGCCTGGCACATCCTCCACAGCACCCAACCCAGAGAGTTCCGAATTCCCGGTGGAAACTGTGGCTTCCCGGATCCAGCCCGATCCAGACGACCTGGCACGTGTCTCCACGTCTCCAGACAGAATTCCCAGCTTGCCTCAGGAGACTGTGGATCAGGAACCCAAGGATCAGAAGAGGAAATCCTTTGAGCAGGCGGCCTCTGCATCCTTTCCCGAAAAGAAACCCCGGCTTGAAGATCGTCAGTCCTTTCGTAACACAATTGAAAGTGTTCACACCGAAAAGCCACAGCCCACCAAAGAGGAGCCCAAAGTCCCGCCCATCCGG ATTCAACTTTCACGTATCAAACCACCCTGGGTGGTTAAAGGTCAGCCCACTTACCAGATATGCCCCCGCATCGTCCCCATCACGGAGTCCTCCTGCCGGGGCTGGACTGGCACCAGGACCCTTGCAGACattaaagcccgtgctctgcaggtCCGAGGGGCGAGAGGCCACCACTGCCATCGAGAGGCGGCCACCACTGCCATCGGAGGGGGGGGTGGCCCGGGTGGAGGTGGCGGCGGGGCCACCGATGAGGGAGGTGGCGGAGGCATCggcagtggtgatggtggtgaggcCTGTGGCCACCCTGAGCCCAGGGGAGCCCCAGGTACCCCTGGAGAGTGTGCGTCAGATCTACAGCGAACACAACTACTGCCGCCTTGTCCTCTAAATGGGGAGCATGTCCATCCTGGAACTGCTGTGTCCAGAGCCAGGAGAGAGGACCTGGCTTCTCTCAGAAAGGAGAAGAGCTACCCACGACAGAGGGTTCCAGATGGCCTCAGAAGCGAGCTGGAAGATGCTTCCCGACTCCCCATTGCTCCCACTGGGGACCAGCCATGCCCGGCTTTACCCCCACTGCCCTCCAAAACCCCGGCACCTGAGCGATTAGTTGAGCAGCCTGCGTTGCATCTGGGAGGTAGAACTGAATGTGGGTCTGGTACCACTTCCTGGGAAAGGGGTAATGAGGAGCGAGGACCCACCATCCCCCTGGAGAACAGTCCTGTTCAGGCTCTAGCGGGGGATGTTGGATTAGAAGAAGGAACCGGCCAGGCTCTAGACAGTGACAGTAATCCCACCGTGAAGGATCCTGTGAATGTGACCCCCAGTCCCATCCCTGAACCATCATTGGCCGGTTCCCTGCAGGACAGACCATTTGATGACGAATCAGGACTTGGTGACTCGGGCCCACCCACGAGGGAAAGTGCTACTAGACAAGAAAACTTGAAAACCGAGGCTCCCGTCTCTGCTGGTGCTGCTCCTTGGATGCCTGGCCTGTCAAATGACAAGGCAGTGGGACAGCCTGAACCCGACTCTAGAGAAGACGTCCCATCTGTTAAGCCGCAGGTTGGAGAGGAGTGGGAGAAAGCTGCTCCCCTCATTCCAGCGTCACCTGGGGGGTTGACAGCTGAGGAGGGTCTGGATCCCTCCGACAACTTGGCTTCACTCTGGACAGTGCCATCTCCAGGGTGCGTTGCCAGCACCGGCCATGACTGCAGACAGCtgaaaggtgaaaagctgaaaatcaGTGGAGACTCTGAAGCGCTGAGTCCTCACAGCGAGTCCACAGACACAGCCTCTGACTTTGAAGGCCACTTCTCTGAGGACAGCACTGAGGCCGAGCCTAGTGAAGCTGCAGTGCCGAAGAGGTCCTCAGCGGTGGAGCAGGGTGAGAAACACATTTGGAACCGCTCCACCTCACTCTCCAAGGTGAACGGTGACCTGAGTCTGGTCACAAGGACAGACGGGATGGTTGCTCCACAGAGCTGGGTGTCTCGAGTGTGTGCGGTTCCCCAGAAGATCCCGGACTCCCTGTTACTGGCCAGTACCGAGTACCAGCCGAGGCCTGTGTCTCTGGGCAGGCTCGCGTCCTCGGTGGAGGCCACTAACCCCCTCGTGACGCAGTTGCTGCAGGGCAGCTTGCCCCTAGAGAAGGTTCTTCGTCCAGCCCACGGTGGCAGCAAACCCGAATCCCCACGACTCCCACTTACGACAGAGCAGAGCCGTGGCGGCTCCCTGCGTATGGGATCTTTGCAAGACCCTGGGGAAAGCAGTTGTGAGGTTGGCGGTAGCAGTCCCAGTTCTTTAAGAGCTTCGAAGGAGTCTCTTCTACCTGAGAGCCGTGAAGCAAGCACCGGCCTCGCCAGGCTGGAGGCCGCCCAGGCTCCTGGAGCGCCCCCAAAGATTTCCAAGCACGCCCTGAGTTTAGACTCCCTATATCCGGTGACAAATCCAATGGCTGCCTCTGGGAAAGTAGAAGAAGTGGATTCCAAAGAGCAGCTCTCTCCCTTTAGTTTTGAAGATCAGAAGGAAGCTGGTGACCTGTCCCAGTGCAGTAATTCAAGTGCTGCCCCAGGCACGAGTCCGGGAAATCTCACTACCTCGAGAGCCCCTTGTTTCTCATCTCCAAATGTGGTCTCCTCGGGTCCCGATCAGGCAGGTCGGGCCCTGGGTGATCAGAACAGTGCTGGAGGCCAAGGGAAGAAGCTCTTCGGCTCCAAAAACAAGGCTGCAGCCCTTCAGTGCCCCCGGCCTGTGGAGCCAACGCCTCTGCCTGCTGATGCCTCTCCCGATTTTCCCAGCAGGAAGTCGGGGCCAAGCAAAAACTCAGTGTCTGGTGGGGTACAGACTGCCAGGGAAGACTGGGCTCCAAAGCCACCGCCTGCCTCTGTTGGCAGCATCCAGAGCGAGAAGACTTTTGGTGGGGGGCCTCTCAAGGCGAATGCAGAGAACAGAAATGTAGCGGGGCCTAGTCCTCGGGAGCTGGTGGATCACTTGCAAGGGATGCCCTTTGTCCTTGATTTGCCCTTCTGGAAATTACCCCGAGAGCCTGGGAAGGGGCTCAGTCAGCCCCTGGagccttcttccatcccctcccaGCTCAACATCAAACAGGCATTTTATGGGAAGCTTTCCAAACTCCAACTAAGTTCCACCAGCTTTAATTATTCCTCCGGCTCCCCCACCTTTCCCAAAGGCCTTGCCGGAAGTGTGGTGCAGCTGAGCCACAAAGCAAACTTTGGTGCAAGCCACAGCGCATCACTTTCCTTGCAGATGTTCACCGACAGCAGCACGGTGGAAAGCATCTCACTCCAGTGTGCGTGCAGCCTGAAAGCCATGATCATGTGCCAGGGCTGTGGTGCGTTCTGTCACGATGACTGTATTGGACCCTCAAAGCTCTGTGTATTGTGCCTTGTGGTGAGATAA